One window of Quercus robur chromosome 5, dhQueRobu3.1, whole genome shotgun sequence genomic DNA carries:
- the LOC126725813 gene encoding 3-isopropylmalate dehydrogenase 2, chloroplastic-like: MAMSSLQLNNAIAKPFFMGMSPSSSYKNSVGRIRCAATTPSKRYTITLLPGDGIGPEVISVATNVLKLAASLEGIEFDFQEMPVGGAALDSTGLPLPAETLSAAKQSDAVLLGAIGGYKWDKNEKHLKPETGLLQLRAGLQVFANLRPATVLPQLVDASTLKKEVAEGVDLMVVRELTGGIYFGKPRGFGVNENGQEIGFNTEVYATHEIDRIARVAFETARKRSGKLCSVDKANVLEASIFWRKRVTAIASEYPDVELSHMYVDNAAMQLVRDPKQFDTIVTNNIFGDILSDEASMITGSIGMLPSASLGESGPGLFEPIHGSAPDIAGQDKANPLATVLSAAMLLKYGLGEENTAKRIEAAVLDTLSRGYRTGDIYSAGNKLVGCKEMGEEVLKSVDSQVPAPV; this comes from the exons ATGGCAATGTCTAGTCTGCAACTCAACAATGCGATTGCGAAGCCTTTCTTCATGGGCATGAGCCCCTCCTCCTCTTATAAAAACTCAGTGGGCCGAATCAGGTGCGCCGCTACCACACCTTCAAAACGCTACACCATCACTCTGCTTCCTGGTGATGGTATCGGCCCTGAGGTCATCTCCGTCGCCACCAACGTCCTCAAGCTTGCCGCCTCTCTCGAAG gGATTGAATTTGATTTCCAAGAGATGCCTGTGGGTGGAGCTGCCTTGGATTCGACTGGCCTTCCATTGCCGGCTGAGACCCTTTCTGCCGCTAAACAATCCGATGCCGTTTTGCTCGGAGCTATTGGAGG GTACAAGTGGGATAAAAATGAGAAGCACTTGAAGCCAGAGACTGGGTTACTTCAGCTTCGGGCTGGCCTTCAAGTGTTTGCAAATTTGAGGCCCGCAACTGTTTTACCACAG TTAGTGGATGCTTCAACTTTGAAGAAAGAGGTTGCTGAAGGAGTTGACCTAATGGTTGTAAGAGAGCTTACTGGAG GTATTTACTTTGGAAAGCCAAGGGGTTTTGGCGTCAATGAAAATGGTCAGGAGATTGGCTTCAACACTGAGGTGTATGCTACACATGAG ATTGATCGCATTGCTCGTGTTGCATTTGAGACTGCTCGGAAGCGGAGTggaaaactttgttctgttgACAAAGCCAATGTGTTGGAG GCATcaattttttggagaaaaagagTTACGGCAATAGCCTCAGAATATCCTGATGTTGAACTCTCACACATGTATGTTGATAATGCTGCAATGCAGCTTGTTCGAGATCCAAAACAG TTTGATACAATCGTGACAAACAACATATTTGGTGACATTTTGTCTGATGAGGCTTCAATGATTACGGGAAGTATTGGGATGCTTCCATCTGCCAGTCTTGGTGAATCG GGACCTGGACTGTTTGAACCAATTCATGGTTCTGCTCCTGATATTGCTGGACAG GATAAGGCAAACCCATTAGCAACAGTACTTAGTGCTGCCATGCTTTTAAAGTATGGCCTAGGGGAAGAAAATACTGCCAAGAGAATTGAGGCTGCAGTATTGGATACTTTGAGTAGGGGTTATCGAACGGGTGACATATACTCAGCTGGAAAT AAATTGGTGGGATGCAAGGAAATGGGTGAAGAGGTACTGAAGTCGGTAGATTCCCAAGTTCCTGCTCCAGTATGA